One genomic window of Arachis stenosperma cultivar V10309 chromosome 10, arast.V10309.gnm1.PFL2, whole genome shotgun sequence includes the following:
- the LOC130954634 gene encoding WAT1-related protein At4g08290-like → MGEELSYCEKVRAWFTKSKAFLLILSLQFGSAGMYIITMDALNKGLSHYVFVVYRNVVATLALGPFAFFLERKVRPKMTPRIFAEIVALAFIEIILDQCFTFLGMKLTSASFASAVMNSVPSITFVLAIIFRLERMNIRNIGCQAKVTGTVVSLGGAILMAMYKGPILNIVTSSTTHVAHNGNNANATADHWLMGAIFILIGCAGFSGFYILQAITLRKYPAEMSLATWVCFIGAIQSSAVTAYMERDSPQVWILAPDSRLLACLYAGVVTSAIQFYVQGLVIKTTGPVFVTAFNPLRMIIVTAFASILLSEKLYLGSVIGGVVVVVGLYLVVWGKSKEKKGVKHAMLPPSPEKEIQQQQLPVTVPRNFDVSNNNNNDDDDDNNMDHQLMVVVGIKNNDVEARRSSSC, encoded by the exons atGGGTGAAGAATTGAGCTATTGTGAGAAAGTTCGTGCATGGTTCACAAAATCAAAGGCATTTTTGCTAATATTAAGCTTGCAATTTGGGTCAGCGGGCATGTACATTATCACCATGGATGCTCTAAACAAGGGATTGAGTCATTATGTCTTTGTTGTTTATCGTAATGTTGTTGCCACTCTCGCTCTTGGCCCCTTCGCTTTTTTCCTtgaaag GAAAGTTAGGCCCAAGATGACACCTCGGATATTTGCAGAGATTGTGGCACTGGCTTTTATAGA GATTATACTTGATCAATGCTTCACCTTCCTGGGAATGAAATTAACTTCAGCATCTTTTGCATCTGCTGTGATGAACTCTGTACCCTCCATAACCTTTGTGCTGGCAATTATTTTTAg ATTGGAGCGCATGAACATTAGGAACATAGGATGCCAAGCGAAAGTGACAGGCACTGTGGTAAGTCTTGGAGGCGCTATTCTAATGGCAATGTACAAAGGTCCTATTCTTAACATTGTGACGTCATCAACAACCCATGTGGCCCACAATGGGAATAATGCTAACGCCACTGCTGACCACTGGCTCATGGGTGCTATCTTCATTCTAATAGGCTGTGCTGGCTTCTCTGGTTTCTACATATTGCAA GCAATAACATTGAGAAAGTACCCAGCAGAGATGTCCCTAGCCACGTGGGTATGCTTTATTGGTGCAATTCAAAGCAGTGCAGTTACTGCTTACATGGAGCGTGATTCTCCTCAAGTCTGGATTCTGGCTCCTGATTCTAGGCTTCTTGCCTGTTTATATGCG GGAGTAGTAACATCAGCAATACAGTTCTATGTGCAAGGGCTGGTGATTAAAACAACGGGTCCAGTATTTGTGACTGCTTTCAATCCCCTGCGTATGATCATAGTCACAGCCTTCGCTTCCATACTCCTTTCTGAGAAGCTCTACCTAGGAAG TGTTATTGGAGGAGTAGTGGTGGTTGTAGGGCTTTATTTGGTTGTGTGGGGAAAATCTAAAGAGAAGAAAGGCGTAAAACATGCGATGCTGCCACCATCCCCTGAAAAAGAAATCCAACAACAGCAGCTACCAGTTACTGTTCCCAGAAATTTTGATGTcagcaacaataataataatgatgacgACGATGATAATAATATGGATCATCAACTTATGGTCGTGGTTGGAATCAAGAACAACGACGTTGAAGCAAGAAGATCATCATCATGTTAG